In Thalassophryne amazonica chromosome 4, fThaAma1.1, whole genome shotgun sequence, a genomic segment contains:
- the abhd15a gene encoding protein ABHD15, which yields MLAWLLAACFVVLVILIYPGSKYFGTETQAHAFLQGLWISEDRTGRWVSDPQESHGVRTATDDKRRTVAFICKPSALANYLLKYCCSFTTYSPWVGWAWGAASFFQTVFEMCWPYDSPVQFVRDNLQLSDDGLVALDWALPKHQKRHRTSSSSCSPVLLIIPNSFGKITRNVLKLCETALSHGYLPAIFNRRSHNGTPLTTVKLQQFGDPADLREAVRYIRYRQPAGRLYAVSESTGSGLLLSYLGECGSSSYMTAAVCLSPVFRCQSWFEKGLCWPLQWLLVLYQKMCLSRYRTALAEAIQTDTLFSSSSLRNLEEALFCQSEPEGCAPATGSSITSCAWDSYWEHNEPLRDVDEVAIPVLCVCARDDPVRGDTHATLPLELFETNPHFFLLLTDRGGHCGFSTQSTGRAAGAFGSIAAPNTITGSNWSHRALLEFFKATTDFFAAEERAEQLAARRRGLRGGTGGRLFRHQSISTCKRAPACSHNIHAIYNWQRSYTR from the exons ATGCTGGCATGGCTCCTGGCCGCTTGCTTTGTGGTCCTGGTGATTTTAATCTATCCAGGCTCCAAATATTTTGGCACCGAGACCCAGGCGCATGCTTTTCTGCAAGGACTGTGGATTTCAGAGGACAGGACCGGGAGGTGGGTCTCAGACCCGCAGGAGAGCCACGGCGTGCGCACCGCGACCGATGACAAAAGGCGCACGGTGGCGTTTATCTGCAAACCGTCTGCGCTGGCCAACTACCTTCTGAAATACTGCTGCAGCTTCACCACCTACTCACCGTGGGTGGGGTGGGCGTGGGGGGCCGCCAGCTTCTTTCAGACCGTGTTCGAGATGTGTTGGCCTTACGACAGTCCGGTGCAGTTCGTGCGGGACAATCTACAGCTGAGTGATGACGGGCTGGTAGCTTTGGACTGGGCTCTGCCAAAACACCAGAAGAGACACAgaacctccagctcctcctgcagCCCCGTGCTCCTCATCATCCCCAACTCTTTTGGAAAGATCACCAGAAACGTGTTAAAG TTGTGTGAGACGGCGCTATCTCATGGCTACCTTCCAGCTATTTTCAACCGCCGCAGCCACAATGGCACCCCTCTCACCACCGTCAAATTGCAGCAGTTTGGTGATCCTGCAGACCTGCGAGAGGCCGTGCGCTACATTCGTTACCGGCAGCCTGCAGGAAGACTGTACGCGGTGAGCGAGAGCACTGGGTCAGGACTTCTCCTGTCTTACTTGGGAGAGTGTGGCTCATCGAGCTACATGACAGCAGCTGTCTGTCTGTCGCCCGTGTTCCGCTGTCAGAGCTGGTTCGAGAAAGGTCTGTGCTGGCCCCTTCAGTGGCTGCTGGTGCTCTACCAGAAGATGTGCCTCAGCAG GTACAGGACGGCGCTGGCTGAGGCCATACAGACAGACACCCTGTTTTCCAGTTCTTCCTTGCGTAACTTGGAAGAGGCGCTGTTCTGTCAAAGTGAACCTGAAGGATGTGCACCGGCTACAGGTAGCAGCATCACATCATGTGCCTGGGATTCTTACTGGGAACACAACGAGCCCTTAAGAGATGTGGATGAAGTAGCTATTCCTGTTCTGTGCGTGTGTGCTCGGGATGACCCTGTCCGCGGGGATACCCACGCCACTTTACCGTTAGAACTCTTTGAAACTAACCcacatttttttcttctgttgaCTGACCGTGGAGGTCACTGTGGATTCTCCACACAGTCCACCGGCAGGGCTGCTGGTGCCTTCGGTTCTATAGCTGCACCAAACACCATAACTGGGAGTAACTGGAGCCACAGAGCTTTGCTGGAATTCTTCAAAGCGACCACAGACTTCTTTGCGGCAGAGGAGAGAGCCGAACAGCTTGCTGCAAGGAGGCGGGGGTTGAGGGGAGGAACAGGAGGGAGGCTTTTCCGACATCAGAGCATCAGTACTTGTAAAAGAGCGCCAGCGTGCTCCCATAATATCCACGCCATTTACAACTGGCAGAGGTCGTATACACGGTGA